The proteins below are encoded in one region of Tomitella fengzijianii:
- a CDS encoding TetR/AcrR family transcriptional regulator yields the protein MSAQIRPRDRRQRIAVVAAEAFDEHGYHGAGMDEIAAAVGVSGPALYRHFPSKYALFLHSVESLTQALYEATDLPPEPAAHPCARLTALLESLAATSIEHRRSGGLYRWEARLLSEEDRLRVVRTMRTVSARLAEPVRALHPEMTAAQVRLRTTAALSILGSVTGHRTPLARKRIITVLVNGCLAVVDSPSPGPAAPERAPDAAAPRGPDRPPAPADPREALLTESIRLFARRGYHEVSVEEIAAAAGMTASGVYRHYDGKPALLDAAFSRTAEGLGPAQQAAAASARDPEAALRMVARLYIRRSFRHPDQLTLYFAEVSNLPQSRRRMLRAAHRRVAESWADSVLRLRPELRRNEAVYLAHAAFAMILDVGRAVRFTADESVQAQVEELVLALQLGG from the coding sequence ATGTCGGCCCAGATACGTCCCCGCGATCGCAGGCAACGGATCGCCGTCGTCGCGGCGGAGGCTTTCGACGAGCACGGTTATCACGGGGCGGGCATGGATGAGATCGCCGCCGCCGTCGGAGTGTCCGGCCCCGCGCTCTACCGGCATTTCCCAAGCAAGTACGCGCTGTTCCTGCACTCCGTCGAGTCGTTGACGCAGGCCCTCTACGAGGCGACCGACCTTCCGCCCGAGCCGGCCGCGCATCCGTGCGCCCGCCTCACCGCGCTCCTGGAATCGCTCGCCGCCACGTCGATCGAACACCGGCGCAGCGGCGGACTCTACCGGTGGGAGGCGCGGCTGCTGAGCGAGGAGGACAGGCTCCGGGTGGTCCGGACCATGCGCACCGTCAGTGCACGCCTGGCAGAGCCCGTACGCGCACTGCACCCGGAGATGACCGCCGCGCAGGTGCGCCTGCGCACCACGGCCGCGTTGAGCATCCTCGGCAGCGTCACCGGCCACCGCACCCCCCTGGCGCGGAAGCGCATCATCACTGTGCTCGTGAACGGCTGCCTCGCCGTGGTGGACAGTCCGTCCCCCGGCCCGGCCGCGCCCGAGCGCGCCCCGGACGCCGCCGCACCGCGCGGCCCCGACCGCCCGCCGGCACCGGCCGACCCGCGCGAGGCGTTGCTGACCGAATCGATCCGGCTCTTCGCGCGCCGTGGTTACCACGAGGTGAGCGTCGAGGAGATCGCCGCGGCCGCGGGAATGACGGCGTCGGGCGTATACCGGCACTACGACGGCAAGCCCGCGCTGCTCGACGCGGCATTCAGCCGGACCGCGGAGGGGCTCGGACCCGCACAGCAGGCTGCCGCCGCCTCCGCACGGGACCCCGAAGCGGCCCTCCGCATGGTGGCGAGGCTCTACATCCGCCGGTCCTTCCGACATCCGGACCAGTTGACGCTCTACTTCGCCGAGGTGTCGAACCTGCCGCAGAGCCGCCGGCGCATGCTCCGCGCCGCCCACCGCCGCGTGGCGGAGTCCTGGGCGGACTCGGTGCTGCGGCTGCGCCCGGAGCTGCGCCGGAACGAGGCCGTCTACCTGGCGCATGCGGCGTTCGCCATGATCCTCGATGTCGGCCGGGCGGTGCGCTTCACCGCCGATGAGAGCGTCCAGGCACAGGTCGAGGAGTTGGTCCTGGCCTTGCAGCTCGGCGGATAG
- a CDS encoding enoyl-CoA hydratase-related protein, with protein MTDAGGPDGVRVVSTAGVLTVTIDRQARMNALDSATVEELVRALTEDARDEAVRAVVLTGAGTAFCTGADLVAMSSDRPAGAAEADERARATMRRAEELIRAIVEAPVPVVAAVNGAAAGLGVSVALACDLVYAAEDAYFLLPFTGIGLMPDGGASLLVPAAVGRARANAMVLLGDRLPAAEAQASGLICEAVPAERLSTRVDEVAARLASRSRRALEATKSAMAATTLALLDTALATEAESQRALLTGPDLQEGIASVLERRAPQFR; from the coding sequence ATGACGGATGCCGGCGGGCCCGACGGCGTGCGAGTGGTGTCGACGGCCGGGGTGTTGACGGTGACCATCGACCGGCAGGCCCGGATGAACGCCCTCGACTCGGCGACGGTCGAAGAGCTGGTCCGCGCGTTGACCGAGGATGCCCGTGACGAGGCTGTGCGCGCGGTGGTCCTCACCGGGGCGGGAACGGCGTTCTGCACCGGCGCCGACCTCGTGGCGATGTCGTCCGACAGGCCGGCCGGCGCGGCGGAGGCCGATGAGCGCGCGCGGGCCACGATGCGGCGTGCCGAAGAACTGATCCGCGCCATCGTCGAAGCCCCGGTGCCTGTCGTGGCGGCGGTGAACGGCGCCGCCGCCGGGCTCGGGGTCTCGGTGGCGCTGGCCTGCGATCTGGTCTACGCCGCGGAGGATGCGTACTTCCTGCTGCCGTTCACCGGCATCGGACTCATGCCGGACGGCGGCGCGAGCCTGCTGGTCCCGGCTGCGGTGGGGCGCGCCCGCGCCAATGCGATGGTGCTGCTGGGCGACCGGCTGCCCGCCGCCGAGGCGCAGGCATCCGGACTGATCTGCGAGGCGGTGCCGGCGGAGCGCCTGTCCACGCGGGTCGACGAGGTCGCCGCGCGTCTGGCGTCCCGCTCGCGCCGGGCGCTGGAGGCCACGAAATCGGCGATGGCCGCCACGACCCTCGCGCTGCTGGATACGGCGCTGGCGACGGAGGCGGAGTCGCAGCGTGCCCTGCTCACCGGCCCCGACCTGCAGGAGGGGATCGCGTCGGTGCTCGAGCGCCGCGCGCCGCAGTTCCGCTGA
- a CDS encoding penicillin-binding transpeptidase domain-containing protein encodes MPIPRDGGRRIARTAAAFGGAVILLCTTACGITLGAPTDPMREFVKAVNDHELDRAASMTDDPEAAEKALTATFRGMGNATAHLSTLESLRGTLTTHTSWKLPDGYKTETTGTIDRLEDGKVPWSPHIIDSRLQPGGRLVYSQDLDLASPVIDRNRNDLMRWQTVTDVAIALDATADDIAALADVLHGVDPSITAESITEGMAEAEQEQSTSARDAPAADAAAPEPSRYVVVTLRPEDVDPLRADLDAIASVALPQRGRLLTVDPAVHSPALDGIPNVWRSILSRSAGWSVDIDNPGYEQDVRVQAKLPEDVQNVPTTMDLQVQKAAQGAVDSAERPAAIVALTPSNGGVSAVAQNAAASARGPVALNGLYAPGSVFSLVTVSAALGGSGIAPDDIVGCPAQVTVDGRTVFNPDDLDLGPVTLTQAFAAPCLTTLATITGALPDGALPGTAEALGVGADFDTPGLTTLTGSVPPTEPGAARIEAGIGQGQVAASPFGMAVVAATLADDGDRFSPILVVGRKGSADDPPATVSEGTAKSVRLMMNEAVAAGNASALRDIDGLSGVAGTADVTDRRAHGWFIGILGDMAFSVFVQGADSTGPATDVTRAFLDALGATPGS; translated from the coding sequence ATGCCGATTCCGCGCGACGGGGGACGCCGCATCGCACGCACCGCGGCGGCGTTCGGCGGTGCCGTCATCCTCCTGTGCACGACCGCGTGCGGCATCACCTTGGGCGCGCCGACGGATCCGATGCGCGAGTTCGTCAAGGCAGTCAACGACCACGAACTGGACCGGGCAGCGTCGATGACCGACGACCCGGAGGCCGCCGAAAAGGCCCTCACCGCGACCTTCCGGGGGATGGGGAACGCCACCGCGCACCTGTCTACGCTCGAATCGCTGCGCGGCACGCTCACCACGCACACCTCCTGGAAGCTGCCCGACGGCTACAAGACCGAGACCACCGGCACCATCGACCGCCTCGAGGACGGCAAGGTCCCGTGGTCGCCGCACATCATCGACTCCCGGCTGCAGCCCGGCGGACGGCTCGTCTACTCGCAGGACCTCGACCTGGCGAGCCCCGTGATCGACAGGAACCGCAACGACCTCATGCGGTGGCAGACGGTCACCGACGTCGCCATCGCGCTCGACGCGACTGCCGACGACATCGCCGCGCTGGCCGACGTCCTGCACGGTGTCGACCCGTCGATCACCGCCGAGTCGATCACCGAGGGGATGGCCGAGGCGGAGCAGGAGCAATCCACGTCGGCCCGCGACGCCCCCGCCGCGGACGCCGCGGCACCGGAGCCGAGCCGCTACGTGGTGGTCACGCTGCGGCCGGAGGACGTCGACCCGCTCCGCGCAGACCTCGACGCCATCGCCTCCGTCGCGCTGCCCCAGCGCGGCCGGCTGCTGACCGTCGACCCGGCGGTGCACTCCCCCGCACTGGACGGGATCCCGAATGTCTGGCGCAGCATCCTGTCCCGGTCCGCGGGGTGGTCGGTGGACATCGACAACCCCGGGTACGAGCAAGACGTCCGGGTGCAGGCCAAGTTGCCCGAGGATGTCCAGAACGTACCCACGACGATGGATCTGCAGGTCCAGAAGGCGGCGCAGGGTGCCGTGGACTCCGCAGAACGTCCGGCGGCGATCGTCGCGCTCACCCCGTCCAATGGCGGGGTGAGCGCCGTCGCGCAGAATGCGGCCGCATCGGCCCGCGGTCCCGTGGCACTCAACGGCCTCTACGCCCCCGGCTCGGTGTTCTCCTTGGTGACGGTCTCCGCGGCACTCGGCGGGTCGGGCATCGCGCCCGACGACATCGTCGGTTGTCCCGCGCAGGTCACCGTGGACGGTCGCACGGTGTTCAACCCCGACGACCTGGACCTGGGCCCCGTCACCCTGACCCAGGCTTTCGCCGCGCCGTGCCTCACCACGCTGGCGACGATCACCGGCGCGCTGCCGGACGGCGCGCTCCCGGGAACTGCCGAAGCGCTGGGCGTCGGAGCCGATTTCGACACCCCGGGGCTGACGACACTCACCGGTTCGGTGCCGCCCACCGAGCCGGGTGCCGCGCGGATCGAAGCCGGCATCGGCCAGGGCCAGGTGGCGGCGAGCCCGTTCGGAATGGCCGTCGTGGCCGCGACCTTGGCCGACGACGGCGACCGCTTCTCCCCGATACTCGTCGTCGGCCGGAAGGGCTCCGCGGACGACCCGCCGGCCACAGTGTCCGAGGGCACCGCCAAATCGGTGCGCCTGATGATGAACGAGGCCGTCGCGGCAGGCAACGCGTCCGCGCTCCGCGACATCGACGGCCTTTCCGGCGTGGCGGGCACCGCCGACGTGACGGACCGGCGCGCACACGGGTGGTTCATCGGGATCCTCGGCGACATGGCGTTCTCCGTGTTCGTCCAGGGAGCCGATTCCACCGGGCCCGCAACCGACGTGACCCGCGCGTTCCTCGACGCGCTGGGCGCCACCCCCGGCAGCTGA
- the fadD5 gene encoding fatty-acid--CoA ligase FadD5, whose product MAADVSGAGAAAAPQRFTRNTWNNWVAGHAVMRPNAEAFRHRGTSTTWALLHARAEAMASALSRRGIVQGDRVLLLTLNRTEFFEAVLAVNALGAIAVPVNFRLTPPECAYIAENCGARAVVTEPTLEPLVTALRGLVPSLALAVTMAPDGADGSAGAGAADGFEGFEELIEEQGEPYAPRDVPEDSPSLILYTSGTTGRPKGAVLTYANMAAQSFTCIRALQMGLDSVGLLAAPTFHVAALGSIAPALQLGTTTVIHPLGAFSPADVLDTWERERITSTFMVPVQWQAVCADPTVKDRDLALRTISWGAAPASDTVLKAMAETFPDALNVAVFGQTEMSPITCVLDGADALRKLGSVGRVIPTIQARIVDDEMNDVPPGEVGEIVYRGPTLMQGYWNDRAATDAAFDGGWFHSGDLVRADEEGFIFVVDRKKDMIISGGENIYCAEVENVLYGHPCIREAAVIGRPDPKWGEVPVAVVALEGDGPDLDAQSLAEWLGDRLARYKHPHEVVVVDALPRNASGKVVKGELRKNAPAAKTG is encoded by the coding sequence ATGGCAGCAGACGTCTCGGGTGCGGGGGCCGCTGCGGCGCCCCAGCGCTTCACCCGCAACACCTGGAACAACTGGGTGGCGGGCCACGCGGTGATGAGGCCGAATGCGGAGGCCTTCCGTCACCGGGGGACATCGACCACCTGGGCGCTGCTGCACGCACGCGCGGAGGCGATGGCGTCAGCACTGTCCCGCCGGGGGATCGTGCAGGGCGACAGGGTCCTGCTGCTGACCCTCAACCGCACCGAGTTCTTCGAGGCGGTGCTGGCCGTGAACGCGCTGGGGGCCATCGCGGTGCCGGTGAACTTCCGCCTCACCCCGCCGGAGTGCGCGTACATAGCGGAGAACTGCGGCGCGCGCGCCGTCGTCACCGAGCCGACCCTCGAGCCACTGGTGACCGCGCTGCGCGGCCTGGTCCCGTCGCTGGCCCTGGCGGTCACGATGGCACCGGACGGCGCGGACGGGTCGGCCGGTGCCGGTGCCGCGGACGGATTCGAGGGCTTCGAGGAGCTGATCGAGGAGCAGGGCGAGCCGTACGCGCCGCGCGACGTCCCCGAGGACTCGCCGAGCCTTATCCTCTACACCTCCGGCACCACCGGGCGGCCCAAGGGCGCGGTGCTCACCTATGCCAACATGGCCGCCCAATCGTTCACCTGCATCAGGGCACTGCAGATGGGGCTCGACAGCGTGGGCCTGCTGGCGGCGCCCACGTTCCACGTGGCCGCGCTGGGCTCGATCGCGCCGGCGCTGCAATTGGGAACCACCACCGTCATCCACCCGCTGGGCGCGTTCAGCCCCGCCGACGTCCTGGACACCTGGGAACGTGAGCGGATCACGTCCACGTTCATGGTGCCGGTGCAATGGCAGGCCGTGTGCGCGGATCCGACGGTCAAGGACCGCGACCTGGCGCTGCGCACGATCTCGTGGGGCGCGGCGCCCGCGTCGGACACCGTGCTGAAGGCGATGGCCGAGACCTTCCCCGACGCGCTCAACGTCGCGGTGTTCGGCCAGACGGAGATGTCGCCCATCACCTGCGTGCTCGACGGGGCAGACGCCCTGCGCAAACTCGGCTCCGTCGGCCGGGTGATACCGACCATCCAGGCGCGCATCGTCGATGACGAGATGAACGACGTCCCACCGGGCGAGGTCGGGGAGATCGTGTACCGCGGGCCGACCCTGATGCAGGGGTACTGGAACGACCGCGCCGCCACCGACGCTGCGTTCGACGGCGGCTGGTTCCACTCGGGGGACTTGGTTCGCGCGGACGAAGAGGGCTTCATCTTCGTGGTCGACCGCAAGAAGGACATGATCATCTCCGGCGGCGAGAACATCTACTGCGCCGAGGTCGAGAACGTGCTCTACGGGCATCCGTGCATCCGGGAGGCCGCGGTGATCGGGCGGCCGGACCCCAAGTGGGGAGAAGTCCCGGTGGCCGTCGTCGCGCTGGAGGGCGACGGGCCCGACCTCGACGCGCAGTCGCTCGCCGAGTGGCTGGGCGACAGGCTTGCGCGCTACAAGCACCCGCACGAGGTGGTCGTGGTCGACGCGCTCCCGCGCAACGCCAGCGGCAAGGTCGTCAAGGGCGAGCTGCGGAAGAACGCACCGGCGGCGAAGACCGGGTAG
- a CDS encoding MlaE family ABC transporter permease: MTYGLPAARGPFHDLALQVGGLVAFSARALVAAPRAAVRGRLPLREAVEQTAFLARVCSGPALLLMLPIGVLIAVSVGSLAARLGAGGYSGAVTAFVVVGQAAALVCALMLAGVGGSAICADLGSRTIREEIEALETMGIDVIERLVLPRIIAAVVVSVMLCALVTLAGVLTCLLYQVYVQHQSSGAFLATFAQYGRLSDFTTAMIKAAAFGLTSALIASFKGLHAKGGPSGVADAVNETVVLAFVVVFVVNTVLSQLYSVIVPAPGAYA, translated from the coding sequence GTGACCTATGGCCTGCCCGCGGCGCGGGGGCCGTTCCACGATCTCGCGCTCCAGGTCGGCGGCCTCGTCGCGTTCTCGGCGCGCGCGCTGGTCGCCGCCCCGCGCGCGGCGGTGCGCGGGCGGCTGCCGCTGCGTGAGGCGGTCGAGCAGACGGCGTTCCTCGCGCGGGTCTGCAGCGGCCCGGCGCTGCTGCTGATGCTGCCGATCGGCGTGCTCATCGCCGTGTCGGTGGGGTCCCTCGCAGCGCGGCTCGGTGCGGGCGGCTACTCGGGCGCAGTCACGGCGTTCGTCGTGGTGGGGCAGGCCGCGGCGCTGGTGTGTGCGCTGATGCTCGCCGGCGTCGGCGGCTCCGCCATCTGCGCGGACCTCGGTTCGCGGACCATCCGCGAAGAGATCGAGGCCCTCGAGACCATGGGCATCGACGTCATCGAGCGCCTCGTCCTGCCGCGGATCATCGCGGCCGTGGTCGTCTCGGTGATGCTGTGCGCGCTGGTGACCCTGGCGGGGGTGCTCACCTGCCTGCTCTATCAGGTCTACGTGCAGCATCAGTCGTCCGGCGCGTTCCTGGCGACGTTCGCGCAGTACGGGCGCCTGTCCGACTTCACCACCGCCATGATCAAGGCCGCGGCTTTCGGGCTGACCTCGGCGCTGATCGCCTCGTTCAAGGGGCTGCACGCCAAGGGCGGGCCGAGCGGAGTGGCGGACGCGGTCAACGAGACCGTCGTCCTCGCCTTCGTCGTCGTGTTCGTCGTCAACACGGTGCTGTCGCAGCTGTACTCGGTGATCGTGCCGGCACCGGGGGCGTACGCATGA
- a CDS encoding MlaE family ABC transporter permease, whose amino-acid sequence MIGLGTVGRVRRAGLPLRRTYDGVARFGEHVTFFVHVLAGIPFAVRKYWRHILREIGDVSFGSASLLAGGGTIGIVFAMSGVAAIMVGVETHRGLELIGMTSLSGLLSAIANTRELAPVVASIALAAKVGTGFTAKLGAMRISDEIDALDAMAVRSVPFLASTRVVAAIVCVVPIYMVGLLAAYIATRFTVVTMGGDSAGTYDYYFHLGLGASDLWLSLTKALVFATIVALVHCSYGFHASGGPEGVGRAAGRALRTSILAIGIADVAMTFALWGIEPSVPGLGLS is encoded by the coding sequence ATGATCGGTCTCGGCACCGTCGGCCGCGTGCGCCGCGCAGGTCTACCGCTGCGGCGCACCTACGACGGCGTCGCCCGCTTCGGCGAACACGTGACGTTCTTCGTGCACGTGCTCGCCGGCATCCCCTTCGCCGTGCGCAAGTACTGGCGCCACATCCTGCGCGAGATCGGCGACGTCAGCTTCGGCAGCGCGTCGCTGCTCGCGGGCGGCGGCACCATCGGGATCGTGTTCGCCATGTCGGGTGTCGCGGCGATCATGGTCGGCGTCGAGACCCATCGGGGCCTGGAGCTGATCGGGATGACCTCCCTCAGCGGCCTGCTCTCGGCCATCGCCAACACGCGCGAGCTGGCACCGGTGGTCGCGAGCATCGCCCTCGCCGCCAAGGTCGGCACCGGGTTCACGGCCAAGCTCGGCGCCATGCGCATCTCCGACGAGATCGACGCCCTCGACGCCATGGCGGTCCGGTCCGTGCCGTTCCTCGCCAGCACGCGGGTCGTCGCGGCGATCGTGTGCGTGGTGCCGATCTACATGGTGGGACTGCTCGCCGCCTACATCGCGACGAGATTCACCGTCGTGACCATGGGGGGCGACTCCGCCGGCACCTACGACTACTACTTCCACCTCGGGCTCGGCGCGTCGGACCTGTGGTTGTCGCTGACCAAGGCGCTGGTGTTCGCGACGATCGTCGCGCTCGTGCACTGCTCCTACGGTTTCCACGCCTCCGGTGGCCCGGAGGGTGTGGGCCGCGCCGCCGGCCGCGCGCTGCGGACGAGCATCCTCGCCATCGGCATCGCCGACGTGGCCATGACGTTCGCGCTCTGGGGCATCGAGCCGTCGGTGCCGGGGCTGGGACTGTCATGA
- a CDS encoding MCE family protein — protein MNGFGAPRGHVHAARGQGRPAPRRLTASKGALALRGAAAVIAIVVGAAAFVAYGNGVFAGHPEITADLPAEAGLLTGSVGVQYQGVPVGEVTAIDAGTDVSTVHLRIDPDALGRIPAAVKVRVAPNTLFGDVVLQLVPDPARSAPGGRLQAGDALPADTSPAAVRLYDVYEHAVATMDRLQPQHLQTALTAMADALRGRGDDLGRSLDRLSRSAGTLVPDTRSLLARAPQFAAVTESADAAAADGLGVLRDITSLSKAVTDRPDSLAAFFRSAGAAASSAAAVAGENTGALRRIVDQAAPALTAVDAGRRGLPDTFEALRRFTDKGVAAFDTGVFDITAVPSFSDPMPYPAADCPRYGGLAGANCGGGGD, from the coding sequence ATGAACGGGTTCGGGGCGCCCCGCGGGCATGTGCACGCCGCACGTGGTCAGGGCCGCCCCGCGCCGCGCCGGCTCACGGCGTCGAAGGGGGCCCTCGCGCTGCGCGGAGCAGCCGCCGTCATCGCGATCGTCGTCGGCGCGGCCGCGTTCGTCGCCTACGGGAACGGGGTGTTCGCCGGGCACCCGGAGATCACCGCGGACCTGCCGGCGGAGGCGGGGCTGCTCACCGGGTCCGTGGGCGTGCAGTACCAGGGCGTGCCGGTCGGCGAGGTCACGGCGATCGACGCGGGCACGGACGTGTCGACGGTCCACTTGCGCATCGACCCGGACGCACTCGGACGCATTCCGGCCGCGGTGAAGGTGCGCGTCGCGCCGAACACGCTGTTCGGCGACGTCGTCCTCCAACTGGTTCCGGACCCCGCGCGGTCCGCGCCCGGCGGGCGCCTGCAGGCGGGAGACGCGCTGCCTGCCGACACCTCGCCGGCGGCGGTCCGCCTCTACGACGTCTACGAGCACGCCGTGGCGACGATGGACCGCCTGCAGCCGCAACACCTCCAGACAGCGCTCACCGCGATGGCCGACGCGCTGCGCGGGCGGGGCGACGACCTGGGCCGGTCGCTGGACCGGCTCTCGCGATCCGCCGGCACGCTCGTGCCCGACACCCGGAGCCTCCTGGCCCGCGCGCCGCAGTTCGCGGCCGTCACCGAGTCCGCCGACGCGGCCGCCGCCGACGGGCTGGGCGTGCTCCGCGACATCACCTCGCTGTCGAAAGCGGTCACGGACAGGCCCGACAGCCTCGCCGCGTTCTTCCGATCCGCGGGGGCCGCCGCGTCGTCCGCCGCCGCCGTGGCCGGCGAGAACACCGGGGCCCTCCGCCGGATCGTAGACCAGGCGGCCCCTGCCCTCACGGCGGTCGACGCGGGGCGTAGGGGGCTTCCGGACACCTTCGAGGCGCTCCGGCGGTTCACAGACAAGGGGGTCGCGGCCTTCGACACCGGGGTTTTCGACATCACCGCCGTGCCGAGCTTCAGCGACCCGATGCCGTACCCGGCGGCGGATTGCCCGCGCTACGGCGGTCTCGCGGGGGCGAACTGCGGCGGGGGAGGCGACTGA
- a CDS encoding MCE family protein, producing MASPATALRRLRPGASRRDGLRGPLTVVAVFVVLGIAAAVVVSNTLTVPVPGGTRAYSAAFTSVPGLSPGDAVTAAGVRVGRVDSVTRADTADGGAHAVVAFSVRDDVPLDAQVHAAIRYGDMLGVRYLALTAPLTESGARLPAGARIPPARTSPPLDLTAVFDGFKPLFDALDPAQVNSLARSMVDAFGGGDGDVRVLVGRVADVTESLVGHREAIARVVDNLGVLAQAADRRGPELTGLIDGLAQISGTMAQRNDELIGILDDGGRAAGAAAAVLEGRVDTLAGTLRRLGETADSWVDNTDEFNRTMALLVPFTRSAGRITDYGAWLQLYPCTLTAKVGDLEANLLGPAHSEACR from the coding sequence ATGGCGTCACCGGCAACCGCCCTCCGCCGCCTCCGGCCGGGCGCGTCCCGCAGGGACGGGCTGCGCGGGCCGCTGACCGTCGTCGCGGTGTTCGTCGTGCTCGGAATCGCGGCCGCCGTCGTCGTGTCCAACACCCTCACCGTGCCCGTGCCCGGCGGCACCCGCGCCTACTCCGCGGCGTTCACCTCGGTGCCCGGCCTGTCCCCGGGGGATGCGGTGACCGCGGCGGGTGTGCGGGTGGGCCGCGTCGACTCGGTGACCCGCGCCGACACCGCCGACGGGGGCGCCCACGCCGTCGTCGCGTTCTCCGTGCGTGACGACGTCCCGCTCGACGCGCAGGTGCATGCGGCGATCCGCTACGGCGACATGCTCGGCGTGCGCTACCTCGCGCTGACGGCGCCGCTCACGGAATCGGGTGCGCGTTTGCCCGCGGGGGCCCGCATCCCTCCGGCGAGGACGAGCCCGCCGCTGGATCTGACGGCCGTCTTCGACGGCTTCAAGCCGCTGTTCGACGCACTCGACCCGGCGCAGGTGAACTCGCTGGCACGCTCCATGGTCGACGCGTTCGGCGGCGGAGACGGAGACGTGCGGGTGCTGGTGGGCAGGGTCGCGGACGTGACGGAGAGCCTGGTCGGCCACCGCGAGGCGATCGCGCGGGTCGTGGACAACCTCGGGGTCCTGGCGCAGGCGGCCGACCGGCGGGGACCCGAACTCACGGGGCTCATCGACGGCTTGGCGCAGATCTCCGGCACGATGGCGCAACGCAACGATGAGCTCATCGGCATCCTCGACGACGGCGGTCGGGCCGCAGGCGCGGCGGCGGCGGTGCTGGAAGGGCGCGTCGACACGCTCGCGGGAACCCTTCGTCGGCTCGGGGAGACGGCGGACTCGTGGGTGGACAACACAGACGAGTTCAACCGGACCATGGCGCTGCTGGTCCCCTTCACCCGGTCCGCCGGCCGGATCACCGACTACGGTGCCTGGCTGCAGTTGTACCCGTGCACGCTCACCGCGAAGGTCGGGGACCTCGAGGCCAACCTGCTGGGCCCGGCCCACAGCGAGGCGTGCCGATGA
- a CDS encoding MCE family protein → MSRTGIARRWMRRARRAGDVTITGRGSERGRSRALVLVGGAGIVAAALVLLAAVALPHGRYLLRTDPYTAELANAAGLEAGDPVLVAGVPTGKVESIDFAGDRVEVRFRLDDGRPLGARTTASVQLATILGKRYLAVDPAGSGEVGPDRTIPLARTTVPYSLDEASRSAADTAQEIDVRAVEEMVDALRDSLPQDPDTVRRAVTGVSAAAEAMNENSAQIGVLLDAGKSLTGLLARQDRSLDTVSAEARTMLGALAARRQAISGLAEDLRTILGAADAVLASADGAGPGGAGGLDRLVGDLRSVLATLDGNAARIGEVVDRLPPVVRAVVDAGGNGNWIDVSAPAGPVPDTLLCVFGVMEGCR, encoded by the coding sequence ATGAGCCGGACCGGAATCGCACGGCGATGGATGCGACGCGCCCGGCGCGCCGGTGACGTCACGATCACCGGGCGCGGATCGGAGCGCGGGCGCTCACGCGCACTCGTCCTCGTCGGCGGCGCGGGGATCGTCGCGGCCGCCCTCGTGCTGCTGGCGGCGGTGGCGCTGCCGCACGGCCGATACCTGCTGCGCACCGACCCCTATACGGCCGAGCTCGCCAACGCCGCGGGACTCGAAGCCGGCGATCCGGTGCTGGTCGCGGGCGTGCCCACCGGCAAGGTGGAATCGATCGACTTCGCGGGGGACCGCGTGGAGGTGCGGTTCCGGCTGGACGACGGCCGCCCGCTGGGCGCGCGGACCACGGCATCGGTGCAGCTCGCGACGATACTCGGCAAGAGGTACCTGGCGGTCGACCCGGCCGGCAGCGGTGAGGTGGGGCCGGACAGGACGATCCCGCTGGCGCGCACCACCGTCCCTTACAGCCTGGACGAGGCCTCGCGGTCCGCCGCGGACACCGCCCAGGAGATCGACGTCCGCGCGGTGGAGGAGATGGTCGACGCGCTGCGGGACTCGCTGCCGCAGGATCCGGACACCGTGCGCCGGGCCGTCACCGGGGTGTCCGCGGCGGCGGAGGCCATGAACGAGAACTCCGCGCAGATCGGTGTGCTGCTCGATGCGGGGAAGTCCCTCACCGGGCTGCTGGCCCGGCAGGACCGGTCGCTCGACACCGTCTCCGCCGAGGCGCGGACGATGCTCGGAGCGCTCGCCGCGCGGCGGCAGGCGATCAGCGGCCTCGCCGAGGACCTGCGCACCATCCTCGGCGCGGCCGACGCGGTCCTCGCCTCGGCGGATGGTGCCGGGCCCGGCGGGGCCGGGGGGCTCGACCGGCTCGTGGGCGACCTGCGCTCGGTGCTGGCCACCCTGGACGGCAACGCGGCGCGCATCGGCGAGGTCGTCGACAGGCTGCCGCCGGTGGTCCGCGCGGTGGTCGATGCCGGCGGCAACGGAAACTGGATCGACGTGTCGGCGCCCGCAGGGCCCGTGCCCGACACGTTGCTGTGCGTGTTCGGCGTGATGGAGGGCTGCCGGTGA